The region AGGCGCAGGAGCGAGGGTCCGTGACCGCCCTCGCGGCGCCCGTTCGCGGGCGGCTCGGTGCTCCGCTGCGCGAGGAACGCGAACCCCCGACCACCGCGGCCACGATCGCGACGGCGATCCCCGCCGTCGGGTGCACGGTGGTGGCGAGGATCGTGGCGAGCACCGGCCCGACGACGAACACCACCTCGTCCAGCACCGACTCCAGCGAGTAGGCGGTGTGCAGCTCGTCGGGGTTCGACACGACGGCGCCCCACCGCGTGCGCACGAGCGAGCCGATGCTGCCCATGGTCGCGCCGACGATCGCGGCGAGCAGGAACAGCCACACCGTGGGGGCGAGGTTCGTGGCGACGACGGCGAGCGCCGCCAGCGACGTCATCGACACCGCGATCGCGGGGCGCATCACGCGCGCCTGGCCGTAGACGTCGATGAGCTTGGCGATCTGCGGCGCCGCGATCGCCTGCGCCACGATGTATGCGGCCGAGACCTGGCCGGCCAGGCCGTAGGAGCCGTACAGCGCCCCGTCGGAGATCATCAGCACGATCCCGATCCCCGCCATCGAAATGGGGAAGCGCGCGAGCAGCCCGGCCGCGGAGAACTGCCACGCGCCGGGCTTGCTCAGGATCTGCTTGTACGGGTTCGCCACACCGCAGATTCTCGCACCGTCCGGGTGGTCGGTTAGCGCGGTTCTGCGGTGGCGTGCGCCACCGGTCCGGCGGCGGTCGGTGCGTCAGCCGATCGCGTCGGCGACGACGGCGCGCGCCGCGTCCTGCACCTGCGTCAGGTGGTCGGCGGAGACGAACGACTCGGCGTAGATCTTGTAGACGTCCTCGGTGCCCGAGGGGCGCGCGGCGAACCAGGCGTCCGCCGTCGTGACCTTGAGGCCGCCGATGGCGGCGCCGTTGCCGGGCGCCGTGACGAGGCGACCGGTGATCTCCTGACCGGCGAGCGTCGTGGCGGTCACGGCGTCGGGCGAGAGGTCCTTGAGCTTGGCCTTCTCCTCGCGCGTGGCGACGGCGTCGACGCGCGCGTACCAGGACTCGCCGTGCTTCTCGACGAGCTCGGCGTGGGCGGCGGACGGCGACTCACCCGTCGTCGCGATGATTTCCGAGGCGAGCAGGTCGAGGATGAACCCGTCCTTGTCCGTGGTCCAGACCGTGCCGTTGCGGCGCAGGAACGAGGCGCCGGCGCTCTCCTCGCCGCCGAAGCCCATCGAGGAGTCCAGCAGGCCCTCGGCGAAGTACTTGAAGCCGACGGGCGTCTCGATCAGCGGGCGGCCGAGGTCGGCGGCGACCTTGTCGATGAGCGAGGAGGACACGAGCGTCTTGCCGACGCCGGCGCGCCCCGGCCAGTCGGTCCGCGTGCGGAAGAGGTGGTCGATCGCGACGGCGAGGAAGTGGTTGGGGTTCATCAGGCCGCCGTCGGGCGTGACGATGCCGTGGCGGTCGGCGTCGCCGTCGTTGCCCGTGGCGATGTCGTACTTCCCGCTGTTGGGGCCGGTGGGGGACATCAGCTCGCGCAGCGACGCCATCGCGTGCGGGGAGGAGCAGTCCATGCGGATCTTGCCGTCCCAGTCCAGCGTCATGAAGGAGAACTGCGGGTCGGTCTCGGGGTGGATGACCGTGAGGTCGAGGCCGTAGCGCTCGCCGATCTCTGCCCAGTAGTCGACGGCGGCGCCGCCCAGGGTGTCGGCGGCGATGCGGACGCCCGCGGCGCGGATGGCCTCGAGGTCGATGACGGAGTCGAGGTCGTCGACGTACGTGCTCATGTAGTCGTGCTTCACGACCAGCTCGTTGGTGATCGCGCGCTCGTAGGGGACGCGCTCGATCGAGGCGAGGCCGGCGCGCACGAGCTCGTTGGCGCGGCGTGCGATCCAGCCGGTGACGTCGCCGCCGGCGGGGCCGCCGTCGGTGGCGTTGTACTTGATACCGCCGTCGGTGGGCGGGTTGTGCGACGGCGTGATGACGATGCCGTCCGCGCGGCCGGGGCCCTGGGTGCGCACGCCGTCGGCGGTCGCGGCGCCGTTGTGCAGCAGGATCGAGTGCGAGACTGCGGGCGTCGGGGTCGAGGAGTCGCGCGCGTCGACGCGGACCTGGGCGCCCGCGGCGACCAGCACCTCCACGACCGTGCGCTGCGCCGGCTCGGACAGCGCGTGCGTGTCGCGGCCGACGTAGATCGGCCCGTCGATGCCCTGGGCGCGGCGGTACTCCACGACGGCGGCGGCGATCGCGGCGACGTGGGTCTCGGTGAACGAGCCGTTCAGGCTGGTGCCCCGGTGCCCGGAGGTGCCGAACACGACGTGCTGCGCCGGGTCGCCCGAGTCCGGGACGAGATCGTGGTAAGCCCCGATCAGCTGCTCGACGTCGATGAGGTCCTCGGGGAGAGCCAGCTGGCCGGCGCGGGGGTGCATGCCCCGATCCTGCCAGGTGGGGGTGCGCTGGACAGGATGCCGCGCGGGCGGCCGGGTGGGCGGCGTGCCCGCCCCGCCCCCCGCCGCCCAGCGGAAAGCACGTGGGCCGTACCCGCCCGGCGAGACGCGACATCGATGCCGAGCTGCGTCCCCAGCGCAGCGTTCTCGGCACGGATGTCGCATCTCGCGGAGCCCGGACGGGCGCGCGGGCGGCAGTGGTGAGGCGCACCTGCCGAGTTCGCGGTTCCACGCCGACGTCGGGGGTGTGCGCCGCGAACTGGGCACCGAGCCCCGAACTCGGCGTGAGGGTCCCGCGGCGCAGGTGGGGGCGGCTCGCGTGGGCGGGCGCCGCCTGGCGCGCGGCAGCGCCCGGCGGGCGGCGCGGCCGCCAGCAACTAGGCTCGTGGCCCATGGCCAAGAAGAACCGCCGCACCGACCGCCCGGGTGCTCGCCCCGCCGACTCCACGCGTCCCGGCGCGAAGCCGGCCAGCACCCCGCCGCAGCCGCCGAAGCCCAAGCGCCAGGCGGTCCCGTTCGTGGCACGCCCCTTCGAGGGCCTCCCCGGCGAGCACGACTGGATCGCGATGCGCGAGGTCGTCCCCGCGGCCACCGCGCAGGTGCGCACGACGGCGGAGCACGGCTCCCGCGACGTCACCATCGTCAGCCTGCTGCCGGATCTCCTCCCGGCGATGCGGCGGCAGGACGGCGTCGTCCTCGTGGCGCTGCAGACCGTCGGCACGAGCGGCGACGCGAGCCGCGACGTCGCCGACGCCCTCCTCCAGGCGCTCGACCTCGAGCCCGGCGGCGGCCTCGGCTCCATCGACCTGCCCGAGGCCGGCCCGCGCCTGCAGGACGTGCTCGACCTCTCCCAGCCGTTCGAGGTCAGCGTCCACGACACGTTCGACTACTGGGTCAGCGACGAGGAGAAGGCCGACAAGGAGGTGGCCGAGGCGCTCGAGAGCGCCAACGAGATGATCGTGCCGACCGCCGCCGTCGCCGTCCCCGAGGGCCTCGGCGCCGCCTACTGGTGCCGCATGAACGGCAAGGAGTTCCTGCGCTGGTCCGTGCCCGGCTCGGAGGAGGAGACGCTCGACGCGCTCGCCCGCCTCCAGGCCGCCCGCACCGCGGCGCTCGACGACGGCGCGCGCCTCATCGGCGCCTTCCGCACCGGCGGCGTCCTCGTCCCGGTGTGGGAGCTGGCTCGCGGTACCGAGGCGGACGAGCTGCCCGACGCCGTCGCCGCCCTCGGTGGCCGTCTGCGCGACGCGCTCGACACCACCGATCCCCTCAGCTCCGACCAGCGACGGGCCCGCGCGGGCCTCGTCTCCCGCCAGGTCAACCTCCGGTAAAGATCGAGCGCTGGGTAGGGTAAGAGGCGTGGACGCAGACACCGGTTCGAACCGCGATCCGCTCCGCGTCGTCCGGGCCCGGGGCGTCAGCGCCCGCACGGCGCCCGACGGCGGCGCACCGGCCCCCGCAGCCAGCGGGTCGCGGCGATCATCCCGGCCAAGGACGAGTCGCAGCGCATCGCCGCGACCATCCGCTCGGCGCGCTCCATCCCGAACGTCGACCTCGTCCTCGTCGTGGACGACGGCAGCGAGGACGACACCCAGCACATCGCGCGGGCGGCCGGCGCCGTCGTCGTGCGCCACTCCCACAACCGGGGCAAGGCGTCGGCGATGGAGACGGGCGCCGCCGTCGCCGCGATGCGCGACGCGGCCGACCAGCCGGCCCGCCTGCTGCTGTTCATCGACGCCGACCTCGGCGACACCGCCGTGAACACGGCGCCGCTCGTGCCGCCCGTGCTGGCGGGCAAGGCCGACCTCGCAATCGCGGTCCTGCCGCCCCAGGCGGGTGCCGGCGGGCACGGCATCGTGCTCGGCCTGGCGCGCAAGGCGATCCAGGGCGTCTCCGGCTGGACGCCGAAGGCGCCGCTGTCCGGTCAGCGCTGCATCACGCGCGAGGCGTTCGAGTCCGCGGCGCCGCTCGCCCGCGGCTGGGGCGTGGAGACCGGGATGACGCTCGACCTGCTCGAGCAGGGCTTCGGCGTCGTGGAGGTCCCGTGCGACCTGCGGCACCGGCCCTCCGGCTCCGACCTGCGCGGCTACCTGCACCGGGCCGCGCAGTACCGCGACATCGCGTACGCGATCGCGGTCCGCCGCGTGCGGCGCTACCCGGGCGAGCGCGCGTAGCTAGCGCGGCTCCGCCTCGGCCTCCGCCTCCGCCGGCCCCGACGCTTCCGCCCCGGCCGCCAACGGCTCCGGCTCCACCTCCGCGCTGCCCCCGGCGGCAGCGACAGCATCCAGCTCGCGCACGCCGCGAGCAGCAGCGGCACCGCCACCGCGACGCCGTAGGCCGGGATCGCGATGCCCGAGTCGTTCACCGCGAACCCGATGCCCAGCACCACCGCGAGCGCCACGAGGCCCGGCCGCAGCATCGGCGCCACGGTGCCCATCTGCGAGATCGGCGCCCCCGAGCTGAGCCACGAGAACCGGCCGCCACCGGGCGAGGTGATCGCCGTCTTCAGGGGCCTGGCCAGCACGAACACCACGAGCGCCACCCCGGTGATCGCCAGGATCGTCAGCGGCCGGTTGTTCGCGAGGATCCGCAGGTTCGCCTCGAGCTTGCGCAGCACGACCTCCCAGGCGCCGCCGTCGAGCAGCGTCTCGATGAACCGGCCGAGGTGGGAGCGCTCGCTCGGCGGGCGCAGGTAGTCGATCGCGGCGAACGCGAGCGTCGCGACGACGGCTCCGCCCAGCACTCCCACCACGCGCAGCCACGTGATCCGGATGCCGGCCGCCATCAGCGCGAGCAGCGCGAACGCCGGAACGATCGCGGGCGGGCCGCCGAAGTCGGCGCCGATGGAGGGGGCGCCGTCGACGTACGCGGCCACGATGCCGATGACCGCGATGATCCCGGCCGACAGCCACCGCCTCCCGCGCTTGACCAGCGGGTTGGTGATGGCGACGGCGAGCAGCACGCACGCCGTCGCGAACAGTGCGAACGCGGTGTTGTTGAAGCCGTAGAACCGCCCGGCCACGAGGACGGG is a window of Litorihabitans aurantiacus DNA encoding:
- a CDS encoding MFS transporter; translation: MANPYKQILSKPGAWQFSAAGLLARFPISMAGIGIVLMISDGALYGSYGLAGQVSAAYIVAQAIAAPQIAKLIDVYGQARVMRPAIAVSMTSLAALAVVATNLAPTVWLFLLAAIVGATMGSIGSLVRTRWGAVVSNPDELHTAYSLESVLDEVVFVVGPVLATILATTVHPTAGIAVAIVAAVVGGSRSSRSGAPSRPRTGAARAVTDPRSCACA
- the pgm gene encoding phosphoglucomutase (alpha-D-glucose-1,6-bisphosphate-dependent) — protein: MHPRAGQLALPEDLIDVEQLIGAYHDLVPDSGDPAQHVVFGTSGHRGTSLNGSFTETHVAAIAAAVVEYRRAQGIDGPIYVGRDTHALSEPAQRTVVEVLVAAGAQVRVDARDSSTPTPAVSHSILLHNGAATADGVRTQGPGRADGIVITPSHNPPTDGGIKYNATDGGPAGGDVTGWIARRANELVRAGLASIERVPYERAITNELVVKHDYMSTYVDDLDSVIDLEAIRAAGVRIAADTLGGAAVDYWAEIGERYGLDLTVIHPETDPQFSFMTLDWDGKIRMDCSSPHAMASLRELMSPTGPNSGKYDIATGNDGDADRHGIVTPDGGLMNPNHFLAVAIDHLFRTRTDWPGRAGVGKTLVSSSLIDKVAADLGRPLIETPVGFKYFAEGLLDSSMGFGGEESAGASFLRRNGTVWTTDKDGFILDLLASEIIATTGESPSAAHAELVEKHGESWYARVDAVATREEKAKLKDLSPDAVTATTLAGQEITGRLVTAPGNGAAIGGLKVTTADAWFAARPSGTEDVYKIYAESFVSADHLTQVQDAARAVVADAIG
- a CDS encoding glycosyltransferase family 2 protein, translating into MRSARSIPNVDLVLVVDDGSEDDTQHIARAAGAVVVRHSHNRGKASAMETGAAVAAMRDAADQPARLLLFIDADLGDTAVNTAPLVPPVLAGKADLAIAVLPPQAGAGGHGIVLGLARKAIQGVSGWTPKAPLSGQRCITREAFESAAPLARGWGVETGMTLDLLEQGFGVVEVPCDLRHRPSGSDLRGYLHRAAQYRDIAYAIAVRRVRRYPGERA
- a CDS encoding DUF5926 family protein; the protein is MAKKNRRTDRPGARPADSTRPGAKPASTPPQPPKPKRQAVPFVARPFEGLPGEHDWIAMREVVPAATAQVRTTAEHGSRDVTIVSLLPDLLPAMRRQDGVVLVALQTVGTSGDASRDVADALLQALDLEPGGGLGSIDLPEAGPRLQDVLDLSQPFEVSVHDTFDYWVSDEEKADKEVAEALESANEMIVPTAAVAVPEGLGAAYWCRMNGKEFLRWSVPGSEEETLDALARLQAARTAALDDGARLIGAFRTGGVLVPVWELARGTEADELPDAVAALGGRLRDALDTTDPLSSDQRRARAGLVSRQVNLR